The Bacteroidota bacterium genome includes the window CAGTTTAAATTCAAATACTTCGTTGATAAGGCTCCCGGATATGGCATTGATGCTGTAAAGATTGATGGAAATAACATATTAGAAGTATACGAAACTGTCAAAAAAATTGCTGAATCAATGCGCGAAAATCCGCGACCGGTTTTACTTGAATGTATTACCTTTAGAATGCGCGGTCACGAAGAAGCTTCAGGTACTAAATATGTTCCCAAAGAACTTTTTGAGGAATGGGGAAAAAAGGACCCTCTATCAACTTATGAAAATTACTTGTTGAATGAAGCCGTTCTTACCGACGAATTAATTGCCGATTACCGTAAGGTTATCAAACAAAAAATTGATAGTGCTATTGATATTGCATTTAATGAAAAGCCAATACTACCAAATACTACCGCCGAATTACGAGATGTTTATGCTCCTGCAAATTTCACCACAACCCAAGCAGGAATTACCAAAACCAATAAGCGATTACTCGACGCGATCAGCGATGGAATGAAGCAATCAATGCAACGCTTCCCAAATTTGGTTTTAATGGGTCAAGACATTGCTGAATACGGAGGAGTTTTTAAAGCCACGGAAGGGTTTCTTGAAACTTTTGGTAGTGAACGTGTGCGTAATACTCCTTTGTGCGAATCAGCTATTATTGGAACCGCCCTTGGTTTATCAATTAAAGGCTACAAAGCAATGGTTGAAATGCAGTTTGCCGATTTTGTTACCTGTGGTTTCAATCAAATAATAAATAATTTGGCGAAGAGTCATTGGCGTTGGGAACAAAATGCAGATGTAGTAGTTCGCATGCCTACAGGTGCAGGTGTTGGAGCAGGACCTTTTCATTCTCAATCAAACGAAGCTTGGTTTGTGCATACGCCCGGATTAAAAGTGGTGTATCCTGCATTCCCTGCTGATGCTAAAGGCTTGCTATGTGCCTCTTTTGAAGATCCCAATCCGGTGTTGTTTTTTGAACACAAGGCACTTTATAGAAGTATTAGTGGCGATGTTCCCGATGAGTATTTTACCATTGAAATTGGAAAGGCCAATTTGTTGCGTGAAGGAAACGATGTAAGTATTATTACTTACGGAGCAGGCGTGCACTGGGCGATGGAAGTACTTGATCGAAACACAGAAATTTCGGCTGACTTATTGGATCTTCGAACCCTATTACCATACGATAAAGAAGCGATTGAAAAAACAGTGAAGAAAACAGGGAAAGTTATTTTGCTTCATGAAGACACACTTATTGGAGGTATTGCAGGCGAATTAGCTGCATATATTAGCGAAAATTGTTTTGAATACTTAGATGCACCAGTCATGAGAAGCGCAAGTTTGGATACTCCGGTGCCGTTTGCCCTTGAACTAGAAGCTAATTTTTTACCCAAAGCACGATTCGAACAGCAATTGTTGCACTTGCTGAATTACTAAATCTATTGCCCCATGGCGCTCAAGTCTGAATACAGATACGAAGTACTTTCAAAGAATAATTGGAATCACTTCGAAGATTTGTTAGGCGAACGAGGAGGATGTGGAGGTTGTTGGTGCATGGCCCATCGCTTAAAAACCTCTATTTATAATGAACTCAAAGGTGAAGGCAATCACCGGGCACAAAAAGAATTAGTTTGGGAAGGCAAAAAAAACGGATTGTTGCTTTTTTGTGAAGACCAAGCTATTGGCTGGATTTCTATAGCACCACGTGAAGAATTTTATAAAATCGAAAATTCTCGTATTTATAAACGAAACGATACACAAACAATTTATTCAATTACCTGTTTTTTTGTGCGTAAAGATTTGCGAAGAAAAGGCATTTCGCTTCAGTTGATTGAAGCAGCACTTGATTATTCGCGTTGTTCAGGAATAAAAGTTGTTGAAGCATATCCAATTATTCCATATGATACTAAAATGCCTGATGCATTTGCATGGACTGGGATCTACTCGGTTTTTCAAAAAGCAGGTTTCTTTGTGTATAGCAATAAATCAAAGTCGAAACCCTTAATGCGTTATACTTTTTGATAAAGTGTATCATCTTGTAAAAAGCAAAAAGTAGCGTCAGATTTAATTGGTTGATAAGCTAAACCAGCATTTCATCACTTTAATAATTCATGCTATATCTAGCGAAAATTTTTAGAAATAAAAAGTTCTAGTAGTTTTGATAGTGATTCTTAATTTTATCATTTAATTAACAAAATTGCACCATTCATAACCCAACATGAAAAAAATACTATTCTTAATGCTTACCTTTTGCTGCTATCATAGCAGTTTTGCTCAACTTGATTTTACATGGGCCAATAAAATAAAGAACGAACAAGGGGGCGATGATTTTGCTCAAGCCATTACCAGCGACTCTGCAGGGAATGTGCTTGTAACCGGAGTTTTTTCAGGAACCGCTGACTTAATTTACGGAACCGATACAGCGCTTGTATCTTCCAACGGAGGCCTTGATATGTATATGGCTAAATTTGATACAAGCGGTAATTTATTGTGGAAAAAAACCATGGGCGGACCACTTGATGATTATACCTACTCAATAAAGACAGATAGCAATGGCGATATATATATTACTGGTACTTGTTCTGAAAATGCCGATTTTGATGGTGGCGACGATACCTCCTTAATTCACATTAATGGTCCGTCTAACAGCGGAATTATTTTTTTAGCCAAATATTCTTCTTTGGGCGATTTAATTTGGGTAAAAGGAATGAGTAGTGCCAACGGTTTTGGTCTTGGTAAGGATATTGAATTTGCTGCAAATGGAGATGTTATTTTAACCGGAAATTTTAAAGTTACCGTTGATTTTGACCCTTCTCCTGCCGTTTTAAATTTTAGTGCAATTTCTACTAATTACTACGACATTTTTATTACTCGTTTTACAAGCAATGGTGATTTGGTTTGGGCTAAACAAATTGGTGGTAGTAATTATGATGAAGTTAAAGGAATGGCGCTCGATGCTTCTGATAATATTTATTTAACCGGTTATTTCATGTCCACTGTTGATTTTGATCCGGGCCCGGCTGTTACAACTTTAACTGCTCCTGTAAATCGTAAATTATTTTATTTGGCTAAGTATTCAGGATTAGGAGATTTAGTTTGGGTAAATTACAATGCTCAAAACGAATCTGAAGGTGGTGACATTGCGCTTGAAAGTTCAGGAAACTTAGTGGTTACCGGATTTTTTAATGTGCAGTTTTCCATTGCAAATGCTGGAACAACCTTTTATGAATTTGTAAACACCGGCAATCGAACCTTTGTGTTTAGAGTAACTCCAAGCGATTCAATTTTGTGGGGCGACAGTTATGCTACTATCGGTAACCTTTCCATTGCTTCCGGTAGAGCCGGTGATATTTATATTAGTGGATATTCCAACACCAATACTTGGGGAGTAAGTTTAAATAAAATCGATGCAAGTGGCACTATTGCTTGGTCGCAGCAAATGGTTAACGCCAACGATGCAAGCAGCACCCAAGTATGCTTTACAGCGAAAAATAAAATTGTACATGTTGGCTACTACAGAAATGTAATTGATTTTGACCCATCACCTGCGAATAATAGTCTTGCCTCAATTAGTCAAAATTCTGGATTTATTGCCGCATATAACGAAAGTAATGGGCTCGTTTGGTTAAATGGTGTTCGCGACGATAATTCAAGTTATATTGTTAATGAAAAGGTGATTGAAAATGATTATTCAGGGAACATATTGGTAGGAGGCTCTTTTCAAGGAAACTTTAACGCCAATCCTACCAGCAATTCAATGATAAGCCTTCCCGCTAGTCGAATTGCCAGTTATGTGGTGAAATATAGTTCTGCAGGTGAACATTTGTGGATGAATTATGTTCGAGGTTCCGGTTCCTGCGCTGTAAAAGCCATGACATTCGATAAAAATAATAACCTCTATGTCGCAGGTAGTTTTTCACAAAAAGCGTTTTTCGACCCTAACGGATTAAATGATACGCTAACTGCTAGTGGTAGTGACGATATTTACATTGCAAAGTTTGATTCCTTAGGTAATTATAAATGGGCATTTAACATAGGCGGAAATAGTGCAACAAGCGGTTATGATTTAGCAGTTAAATTAAAGTGCGTAAATGATCGAATTTATTTAATTGGAAATTTTTTCGGAACAGTTGATTTTAATCCTTCAGCCACTAGCAATACTTTAGTTTCGGTAGGAGGGATGAATGACTTTGTTGCATGTTACGACACAGCCGGAGCATATGTTTTGCTTATCCTTTTCTTGGGAAATTAACTGATTTACACAAAAGCAAAAGTAATCACCTACTACTTTGTGGTACTTTCAATGGAACACGCGATTTAGATTTTGGTCCGGCTGTTTACAATGTTGCTCCGCCAAATACCGTTGGGGCTTTTGTGGCGAGATACGATGCCCTATTTAATTTTGTATGGGCTACCAGAATTGATGGGGGACCGGCTTCACCGATGCGTATTCGAACCGATTCGCTCGATAATAGTTACCTTGTTGCTACCTCCCAATCAATAACCAATTTTTATTCAACCAATTCAACTTTTTTA containing:
- a CDS encoding dehydrogenase E1 component subunit alpha/beta, with translation MKFDRKKYRDDLLLNLYNGLLEPRMIEEKMLLLLRQGKISKWFSGIGQEAISVGLTQALHNDEYILPMHRNLGVFTGRNIPFEKLFAQFQGKYSGFSKGRERSFHFGTNPHHIVGMISHLGPQMGVADGIALASLLKNESKITAVFTGDGGASEGDFHESINVAAVWNLPVLFVVENNGYGLSTPSNQQFKFKYFVDKAPGYGIDAVKIDGNNILEVYETVKKIAESMRENPRPVLLECITFRMRGHEEASGTKYVPKELFEEWGKKDPLSTYENYLLNEAVLTDELIADYRKVIKQKIDSAIDIAFNEKPILPNTTAELRDVYAPANFTTTQAGITKTNKRLLDAISDGMKQSMQRFPNLVLMGQDIAEYGGVFKATEGFLETFGSERVRNTPLCESAIIGTALGLSIKGYKAMVEMQFADFVTCGFNQIINNLAKSHWRWEQNADVVVRMPTGAGVGAGPFHSQSNEAWFVHTPGLKVVYPAFPADAKGLLCASFEDPNPVLFFEHKALYRSISGDVPDEYFTIEIGKANLLREGNDVSIITYGAGVHWAMEVLDRNTEISADLLDLRTLLPYDKEAIEKTVKKTGKVILLHEDTLIGGIAGELAAYISENCFEYLDAPVMRSASLDTPVPFALELEANFLPKARFEQQLLHLLNY
- a CDS encoding GNAT family N-acetyltransferase, with amino-acid sequence MALKSEYRYEVLSKNNWNHFEDLLGERGGCGGCWCMAHRLKTSIYNELKGEGNHRAQKELVWEGKKNGLLLFCEDQAIGWISIAPREEFYKIENSRIYKRNDTQTIYSITCFFVRKDLRRKGISLQLIEAALDYSRCSGIKVVEAYPIIPYDTKMPDAFAWTGIYSVFQKAGFFVYSNKSKSKPLMRYTF
- a CDS encoding SBBP repeat-containing protein, whose amino-acid sequence is MKKILFLMLTFCCYHSSFAQLDFTWANKIKNEQGGDDFAQAITSDSAGNVLVTGVFSGTADLIYGTDTALVSSNGGLDMYMAKFDTSGNLLWKKTMGGPLDDYTYSIKTDSNGDIYITGTCSENADFDGGDDTSLIHINGPSNSGIIFLAKYSSLGDLIWVKGMSSANGFGLGKDIEFAANGDVILTGNFKVTVDFDPSPAVLNFSAISTNYYDIFITRFTSNGDLVWAKQIGGSNYDEVKGMALDASDNIYLTGYFMSTVDFDPGPAVTTLTAPVNRKLFYLAKYSGLGDLVWVNYNAQNESEGGDIALESSGNLVVTGFFNVQFSIANAGTTFYEFVNTGNRTFVFRVTPSDSILWGDSYATIGNLSIASGRAGDIYISGYSNTNTWGVSLNKIDASGTIAWSQQMVNANDASSTQVCFTAKNKIVHVGYYRNVIDFDPSPANNSLASISQNSGFIAAYNESNGLVWLNGVRDDNSSYIVNEKVIENDYSGNILVGGSFQGNFNANPTSNSMISLPASRIASYVVKYSSAGEHLWMNYVRGSGSCAVKAMTFDKNNNLYVAGSFSQKAFFDPNGLNDTLTASGSDDIYIAKFDSLGNYKWAFNIGGNSATSGYDLAVKLKCVNDRIYLIGNFFGTVDFNPSATSNTLVSVGGMNDFVACYDTAGAYVLLILFLGN